The Chiloscyllium punctatum isolate Juve2018m chromosome 27, sChiPun1.3, whole genome shotgun sequence DNA segment GAGCAGGCCCGATGGACTGATAGCTGGCTCTGCTCTTACATTTTGTGGTCACCTTTCATCCTGGGATAGTGACAAAAATATATATATAAGTGCAAATCTTTATTTCAATTTCATTGAAATGTGCATCCAGAGAGGTTAGTCAAAGAACAACATTGTGATCATGTTGGGATATCTTCAGACCACTCTCTTTTTTAAAATATCAAAGAAGCAGCTGTTGGTACAGGAGATTAAAGCCTGAGAATAAAAAGAGGAATATGTTGAGCAAGCAGATGCAGCTATTCATCTTTTATTGTTGCTCAGGGGCTTTGTGTAATCAGCCAAACTGAAAATCCAAACCCCAATCAAATGCGCCAAAGTGCAATCAAACAAGTGTTGCTACCAACCTCTCAGACACCAAGATGCAATTTGCAAGATCAAGAAACTTTGCATTCTGCAATACACAACCTGACTGAAAACCAGAATGGTTGATCCTTTGATGGTATTTTTGTTTCACTCTGTTTACATTACCAACATCGTACAAAATGTAGAACGATGCCTTGCGATCCTTGTGGGTGGTGGCAGACTTGAAACTTGCGTACAAAATTCAAGCAACAATTTACAGCTACGGATGAAATGAAAACATCCTTCCAGCCCAACCCCCGCTACCTTTGCATAGTTTGCCTTGTGCTGTCTGGCGAAACGTGCTCTAAGCCATCCTTACATCCTGAGATCAGGCTGTCTTCACTGTACTAACTTGAAAAGGCCATTTCCGGGAATGTCACGTTACGACTGCAACTTAGTGCGAAGTTTGACGCCTTCTCCATGGCAATAGTCAATGACGCTTAAACGTTTCTGTCCCTCCAGAAAGGACTGGGAATAGAAGTCTATGATATCTCTCCACTGAATGGGAAGGTCATGGACAAAGTTGACTGCGTGGATCTCCTATTTCCAAAGAATTATAAGATTGCAACTTGCACGAAATGTACAGGTGCATATATCAGTGCATTGTACAAAGGTGTATTTATCCAGGTATTTGCAATACGGTACCCACACTGCtgtttctagattagattacttacaatgtggaaacaggcccttcggcccaacaagtccacaccgccccgccgaagcgtaacccacccatacccctacatctacatctaccccttacctaacactacgggcaatttagcatggccaattcacctggcctgcacatctttggactgtgggaggaaaccggagcacccggaggaaacccacgcagacacggggagaacgtgcaaactccacacagtcagtcgcctgaggcgggaattgaactgcACTGCTAACATTTTCGCAATGTCAGCTGTAAAACAAAAAGTGAGAGGCCATCACTTGCTGGCAAATATCATAAAATTGATGTATTATCCAGTAAAGCATCGAACACAAACGATTGCAAGAGTTCATATTCGTTATGAATGACAATTCCACTGAAGACCGCTTTATTTCTCCAGACTGATTTGAGCAATGGCGAGATAAATACCTGATCATTATTAAGCAATTTCAAGGAATGACATTGACCTATTTAGTTTAGATAACAGGGAGCAACCAAACAAGATAAATTGCCAAGTTAAATGCAATGTAAATTTAGTTCTCATCAGATTGAGCTTTGTAAAATAAACTATCTTAAACCCAGTTTTGTAACTCTGTATATTCCCGGAGATGAGGGAATGTCAACCTGGTCTGGGCACGAGCATTTTAATGTTTTGTTGTTCACTTTCGAGGTCAGTTTTCAAAGGTAGAACTGCAATTTGTACTTTAACCTTCAGTTTATTTATTCTCCTGAACTGCTAATCTTTATTCAATCTTCCTCTTGCTGTACTTACCTTGCAGGCTTAGCACCGAACAGGCGTGCAGTCATAAACATAACTTCTGACTATAGACTCGTTTAAATAATTTTAATGGTGCTTGTTTCCCCCACttcatgttttattttaaaaaggatGGCCCTTGCAGGCATATTCCGTGGCAAACTGCAATGTAAATAAGACGAGGCTCTGACGTCTCCCTCTTTAATTAAAAACAAACAGGCGGTAGGGAGTCAGTTTGATGCATTCAGGAAActcagagttgggggggggggggagagagagaccaatcaTTGGTCAGAGAAAAAGTAAACAGCAGCTTATCGAGGGCTCTGGGTGATACCAAAGTTAAAATAATACGTTTACGCGTCGTCGTCAAACCAATCAGCCTGGAGTACAAGACGTTAGCAAACTCCACCCCGCGTTAGCCTGAACACTATATAATCTCTATCTGCCCCAGTAACAAGAGGTACACTTCAGGAGGTCGGCACAAGTGAATTTTAAGCAATTAATGTAATGTACGAAATTTCATAGGCGATTGCGGTTTCATCGTTGGgttttttttcttcctttttgcAGTCTTGCATTCTTGGAAGAGAAAGAGGATTGTTGAGGTAGGGAATGTTTCTGCTCGCTTGCTATTTCTCCCAGTTGTActttcgtgtgtgtgtgtaaattcTTAAATGCCCCGTCATTAAATCTGAAGGTTAACCGAGCAACGAACCATTGGGGGATCCGTTTCAGAGTTTGGCTTTCGTTGATTCCGCTGGAGAAATTGCAGTTGTAAAAGTTTTTTTCCTCTTCAGTTGAGGGACGAATGCAATTCTAATATAATTTTAGAaacgctgtgtacgtgtgtgttcATGATCAGCCCGGGTTACAATGTCTCTGGTGTTTATTTTGTTTTACAGtgactctctttcccctcttgcgTCTTCTCTCTCGGTATGGCGGAACACATGATGGTGTCAATGAATCCCGGGCGGTTTCCTGATGCTACCAACGGACTTCAGACTTACCGCATGGCGATAAACGGACTGCAGAACCCGCAACCTGGATTAAGGCGAGACCACCCCAGCGCCCCGCTCCTGCACTACGGAGGGGCTAGCATAGACTCGAACGGGGGTATGAGAGGTCGCCCTGGGGTGGGAAACCTAGCCGGACAGATGACCCACCACCCAATGTCCACCAGCGTGATGTACAGCAgccagcaacagcaacagcagcaacaacagcagttTCTGGGGACTCTGAGCCCTCAACAGCTCATGGCTACTATGCACTTACAAAAACTGAACAACCAATACCACGGTCACCCGCTGATTGGGATGAACAACGGAATGGTGAACAGCAGCCAGCAGTACCGGAGTCCCATGAACCCGGCCCCTCTGCCTGGGATACCACACGTCGCTGCCCCTTCCCTCTCCTTGAACGTTATGGACACCGACCTCATTGACGAGGACGTTTTAACATCGCTGGTGTTGGAGCTCGGCTTGGATCGCATTCAGGAGCTCCCGGAACTCTGGCTGGGACAGAACGAGTTCGATTTCATTTCAGACTTTGTCAATAAACAGCAGCCGAGCACCGTGAGCTGTTGAGAACGGCCTGCCCCCTTTCCGTCTTTAGCCGGGGAAGGAGGGAATGGGTGGGAGGAAGGTAACCAGTCAGTCCCTCTTataacaacccccccccccccctcaaaccTGGCACCTGGAAAGAAAAGGGGTCATTTTTGGGAAAGTGGACGCTGTCTACCTTCGTACACCCAGGCATcattgtcctttttttaaaaacaggcaGCTGGCCCTTTGGGAGTGtatttgggggtggggaggggggttgggggaaggAATGCTTAGACCACCTGAAACCAGGACTGATCCAGAAGTCATCCAGTTCGCAACAAAACAACATTCCCAAGTAATTCTCTTCTGACGCGAGAGGCTTCGGTGCAATTTCAACCTGATCATTTTTAACTGTCCGTTGGCACAATGACTTGCTGTCTGTAATCTTGATTATAATTTGATTGAAAATGCTTTTTTGATTAGAACATAGCCAGCAGttgtgggagggggatggggatgaaATTCCAGCTGCAAAAAAAAAGGAGCATTGTTTCTCAAAGAACAGCATTGCTGCCTGTTAAAGGAATTACTTGAGACTTCAGAACTTTCACCGTTGT contains these protein-coding regions:
- the cited4b gene encoding cbp/p300-interacting transactivator 4b, with the protein product MAEHMMVSMNPGRFPDATNGLQTYRMAINGLQNPQPGLRRDHPSAPLLHYGGASIDSNGGMRGRPGVGNLAGQMTHHPMSTSVMYSSQQQQQQQQQQFLGTLSPQQLMATMHLQKLNNQYHGHPLIGMNNGMVNSSQQYRSPMNPAPLPGIPHVAAPSLSLNVMDTDLIDEDVLTSLVLELGLDRIQELPELWLGQNEFDFISDFVNKQQPSTVSC